The DNA sequence GGCCGCATCTCTGGAAGGGGCGGTGCGGGCCTTTTCCGCCCACCGGGACCTGGCGCGGGTGGCGCTCCTGCAGGCGCCCGGTGCCCTGCCCTCCTGCGAGGAGAAGCTGGCCCAGCTCCACCGGCTGTTCGCCGCTTACGTGGCCCAGGATCTCGAGGAAGCCTGCGCTGGCGGGCTGGTTCCGCCCCTGGACGCGTGGGTGGCGGCCTGGGGCTGGGTGGGGTCTTTTGCCGAAATACTGCTGGCCTGGGTGCGGGGGGATGTGGCCGATCTGGAAGAGGTGCTGCCCGGCCTGGTCGCCTACAACCTGCGGGGCATCGGGGCGGGACCCGGCGCGCGGAAGAGGAGCGAGGTGACGTAGGCGGTGGCGTACCGGAACCTGGGAGAGTATCTGGCGGACCTGGAGAAGAGGGGCGAGCTCCACCGGGTGAAGGTGGAGGTCGATCCGGTACTGGAGATGGCAGAGGTGGCCGTCCGCCTGGTGCGCGGCCGGGGTCCGGCCGTCCTGTTCGAGCGGGCGAAAGGGTCGCCTTATCCGGTGGCGATGAACCTCTTCGGCACGCCCGCGCGGGTGAAGCTGGCCCTGGGTGACGACCCGGATGCCATCGGGCAGCGGGTGGCTTCCTGGCTGGACCTGCCCCGACTGGAGGGCTGGGGAGACAGGATGCGGGCTCTTCCCCGGCTGGCGCAGGTGGCGTCATTCTTCCCGCGGCGGGTGAGCCGGGCTCCCTGCCAGGAGATGGTGGAGGAGTGCCCTTCCCTGGCCGGGCTGCCCGTGTTGCAGTGCTGGCCCGGCGATGCCGGCCGGTTCCTCACCCTGCCCCTGGTTATCACCCGCGACCCGTTGAGCGGCAGGACCAACGTGGGCATGTACCGCATGCAGGTGTACGACGAGCGCACCTGCGGCATGCACTGGCACGTGCACAAGGACGGGGCCCGTCACGCCCGCGCCCTCGTGCGGGGAGAGAGGCTCCCCGTGGCGGTGGCTGTGGGCGGCGACCCCGCCACCATCTACGCCGCCACCGCGCCGCTGCCGGCAGGGCTGGACGAGTACCTGTTCGCGGGATTCCTGCGCCAGGCTCCGGTCGAGCTGGTCAAAGGGGTGAGCGTGGACCTGGAGGTGCCGGCGGAGGCGGAGTTCGTGTTGGAGGGATACGTGGAGGTGGGGGAAGAGAGGGTGGAGGGGCCCTTCGGCGACCATACCGGGTACTACTCGCCCCCGGAGCCTTACCCGGTGTTTCACCTCACGGCCCTCACGCGCCGTCGCCACCCGGTATACCCGGCCACCGTGGTGGGTCCGCCCCCCATGGAAGACGCCTGGCTGGGCAAGGCCACCGAGCGCATCTTCCTGCCCCTGCTGCGCCTCCTGATCCCCGACCTGGTGGACCTGGACCTGCCGGTGGAGGGCGTGTTCCACAATTTCGCCATTGTCTCCATCAGGAAGCGGTACCCGGGGCACGCCCGTCAGGTGATGTCGGCCCTGTGGGGGCTGGGGTTGCTGGCCCTCACCAAGGTGCTGGTGGTGGTGGACGATGACGTGGACGTACACGATTACCGCCAGGTGACCTGGGTGGTAGGTACCAGCGTGGACCCGGGGCGGGACGCGACCGTGCTGTCTGGGCCCCTTGACGCCCTCGATCATGCGGCGCCCTATCCCGGTTACGGCACCAAGATGGGTGTCGACGCCACCCGCAAGTGGCCGGGCGAGGGGCCAGTGCGCACCTGGCCGGAGCGGGCCGAGATGAGCCCGCAGGTCTGTGCCCTGGTTGACCGGCGCTGGGAGGAATACGGATTTGGGTTGCGGTGATCGGTGCTGCATGAGCCCCCGGCCGGAGGCGGGGGGCGACTAGCTGGGAACGTGGCCCGCGGGGAGGGATCAGCGGTGATTGCCGCAGGCAGGCGGGTCTTGGGCAAGCTGGTCCGGCTGGCCGAGCTGGTGCGCTGGGAACACACCGTGTTCGCCCTCCCCTTTGCGTATGCTGCCACCTTCCTGGCGGCGGAGGGATGGCCCAGCCTCCACGACTTCTTCTGGGTGACGGTGGCCATGGTGGGTGCCCGCACCGCCGCCATGGGCCTGAACAGGCTGCTGGATCGTGCCCTGGATGCCCTCAACCCGCGCACGTCCCACTGGCACCTGCCTCGCGGGATGGTGAAGCCGGGGGAAGTGGTGGCCCTGGTATTGGCGTCCCTGGCTGTGCTGGCCCTGGCGGCGGCGATGCTGAACCCCCTTTGCCTGAAGCTCTTCCCCATCGCCCTGGTGGTGCTGGTGGTGTACCCTTACACCAAGCGCTTCACCTGGGGTTGCCACTTCGTGCTGGGCCTGGCCGAGTTTGCAGCGCCCTTCGGGGGATGGATCGCGGTCACGGGACGGGCTCACCCTGCTGCGTTTCTGCTGGGGGCCGGGGCCGGGTTATGGGTGGCCGGCTTCGACATCCTTTACGCGCTGGCGGACGTGGATTTCGACCGCGCCCACGTCGTGCGCTCCATACCGGTGCGCTTTGGCATCAGGGCGGCGCTGGGGTGGTCTCTCGCTGTGCACGCGGTGGCCTGGGTATGCCTGCTTGTGGTGATGCGGTCACTGGGGGCGGGAATGTGGTACGGGGTGGGTCTCGGTGCCATGGCAGGGCTGCTGGTGTACGAGCACAGCATCCTATCCACCACCGACCTGTCGCGCCTCAACCGGGCGTTTTTCGACCTGAACGGCATCATCAGCGTGGTCTTCTTCATCGCCACGGCCCTGTCCGCCGTGGTGGGGTGAGGCTAGCCGCGCCGCGATCCTCTGCCGCGGCGGAAGGCTGGAAGCCAGCGGCCGCGACCCGAGCACCGGGATCGCGAAGGTAAGGAGGTTCCAGAAGTGAGGAAAGCGACCAGGGTTGTGGTGACCAGGGCCTGCCTGGTGACGCTGGTGGCCATATGGGGCCTGGTGGCAACGGGGCTGGTGGTGGGAGGGTTGAGCGCATCCCTGGCCGGATGCGCCCGGAAGTCATCTGCTGCGGCCCTTACCATGGGGCTCATTCCCATCGAGGACACCCTTCCCTTCTGGGTGGCCGAACGCCAGGGTTACTTCCAGGAGGAGGGCGTGGCCGTAAACCTGAAGACCTTCGCCAGTGCCGCCGAGCGCGACGCCGCCCTCACCGCGGGGGAGATCGACGGAGCGGTGGCCGACCTGGTGGCGGTGGCTCTGCTCCATGCCGGGGGAACGCGGGTGGGGGTGGTCAGTCTCACCCTGGGGGCCAGCGGATCTGAGGGGCGCATCGCCATCCTCAGCCCGCCCGGTACCGCCCTCACCGTGGACGACCTGCGGGGTAAGGAGATCGCCCTATCCCCCAACTCCCTGATCGAGTTCACCGTCAGCAGGCTCCTGGAGAAGCGGGGATTCCGGACCGACGAAATCAAGACCGTGGCGGTGGCCAAGATTCCCGTGCGCTTCGAGCTGCTCATGGCCGGCAAGGTGGCGGCTGCTGCTCTGCCCGATCCCTTTGCCGCCCTTGCCCAGAAGCGGGGGGCTCACCTCGTGCTCGATGACACTGCCGACAACATCTCGCAGGCAGTGGTTCTTTTCCGCAGCGCTGTGCTGGAGCAGAAGTCTGAGCAGGTGCAGAAGGTGATGCGGGCCTACGCCCGAGCAGTGGCCGATATCAACGCGAGCCCCATGGCGTTCAGCGATTTGCTCACTGAGAAGGCGGGCGTGCCCAAAGAGGTGCTGGACTGGTACCGCAGCCTGCACTTCCCGGGCCTGATACGGCCCAGCCAGGCCCAGGTGGAGGACGCCCTCAACTGGCTGGGGGAGAAGGGCCTGCTTCAGCAGCCCCTGCGGTATGAGGACCTGGTCGACCCGCGCTTCGCCTCCGAGGTGGTCAGGTGATCGAAGTCCGTGAGCTGTGCGTCGAATACCCGGGGCGGCCCCCGGTGAGGGCCTTGAGCGGGGTTTCCTTTACCGTGCCCCGGGGCAGGACCTGCGCCATCATCGGACCGTCCGGATGCGGTAAGACCACGCTGCTGCACGTGCTGGCGGGCCTCCTGCCTCCCCGCTCCGGCGAAGTGCGGGTGGACGGCCAGCCCGTGCGCGGCCCCCGTGAGCACACCGCCCTCATCCTGCAGGACTACGGTCTCTTCCCCTGGAAGACGGTTCGGGCCAATGCGGCTCTGGGGCTGGAGATCCGTGGGCGGCTGCCGGCGGGCCGCCACCGGGTGGAAGGATTGCTGCGCGATCTGGGCCTGTGGGAGCTGAGGGACCGCTTCCCTGCTCAGCTGAGCGGGGGGCAGCGCC is a window from the Bacillota bacterium genome containing:
- a CDS encoding UbiA-like polyprenyltransferase, whose translation is MIAAGRRVLGKLVRLAELVRWEHTVFALPFAYAATFLAAEGWPSLHDFFWVTVAMVGARTAAMGLNRLLDRALDALNPRTSHWHLPRGMVKPGEVVALVLASLAVLALAAAMLNPLCLKLFPIALVVLVVYPYTKRFTWGCHFVLGLAEFAAPFGGWIAVTGRAHPAAFLLGAGAGLWVAGFDILYALADVDFDRAHVVRSIPVRFGIRAALGWSLAVHAVAWVCLLVVMRSLGAGMWYGVGLGAMAGLLVYEHSILSTTDLSRLNRAFFDLNGIISVVFFIATALSAVVG
- a CDS encoding MetQ/NlpA family ABC transporter substrate-binding protein, with amino-acid sequence MRKATRVVVTRACLVTLVAIWGLVATGLVVGGLSASLAGCARKSSAAALTMGLIPIEDTLPFWVAERQGYFQEEGVAVNLKTFASAAERDAALTAGEIDGAVADLVAVALLHAGGTRVGVVSLTLGASGSEGRIAILSPPGTALTVDDLRGKEIALSPNSLIEFTVSRLLEKRGFRTDEIKTVAVAKIPVRFELLMAGKVAAAALPDPFAALAQKRGAHLVLDDTADNISQAVVLFRSAVLEQKSEQVQKVMRAYARAVADINASPMAFSDLLTEKAGVPKEVLDWYRSLHFPGLIRPSQAQVEDALNWLGEKGLLQQPLRYEDLVDPRFASEVVR
- a CDS encoding TetR/AcrR family transcriptional regulator: MEAEKRLEKETMILDAAERVFAARGYAATTVKDVAQEAGVATGTVYLYFPSKEELFLALIDRGTRAVLEGIVRARQGKPDVVAKLAASLEGAVRAFSAHRDLARVALLQAPGALPSCEEKLAQLHRLFAAYVAQDLEEACAGGLVPPLDAWVAAWGWVGSFAEILLAWVRGDVADLEEVLPGLVAYNLRGIGAGPGARKRSEVT
- a CDS encoding menaquinone biosynthesis decarboxylase, with amino-acid sequence MAYRNLGEYLADLEKRGELHRVKVEVDPVLEMAEVAVRLVRGRGPAVLFERAKGSPYPVAMNLFGTPARVKLALGDDPDAIGQRVASWLDLPRLEGWGDRMRALPRLAQVASFFPRRVSRAPCQEMVEECPSLAGLPVLQCWPGDAGRFLTLPLVITRDPLSGRTNVGMYRMQVYDERTCGMHWHVHKDGARHARALVRGERLPVAVAVGGDPATIYAATAPLPAGLDEYLFAGFLRQAPVELVKGVSVDLEVPAEAEFVLEGYVEVGEERVEGPFGDHTGYYSPPEPYPVFHLTALTRRRHPVYPATVVGPPPMEDAWLGKATERIFLPLLRLLIPDLVDLDLPVEGVFHNFAIVSIRKRYPGHARQVMSALWGLGLLALTKVLVVVDDDVDVHDYRQVTWVVGTSVDPGRDATVLSGPLDALDHAAPYPGYGTKMGVDATRKWPGEGPVRTWPERAEMSPQVCALVDRRWEEYGFGLR
- a CDS encoding ABC transporter ATP-binding protein, with the translated sequence MIEVRELCVEYPGRPPVRALSGVSFTVPRGRTCAIIGPSGCGKTTLLHVLAGLLPPRSGEVRVDGQPVRGPREHTALILQDYGLFPWKTVRANAALGLEIRGRLPAGRHRVEGLLRDLGLWELRDRFPAQLSGGQRQRVAIARALALEPDLLLMDEPFSSLDALTRESMQELVAELFRAGGITAVLVTHDISEAAFVGQEVLVMAPGRITHQVGNPGALGAGYRASPQFLSLCTRLREMCRPGVVAQSA